Proteins found in one Moritella sp. Urea-trap-13 genomic segment:
- a CDS encoding response regulator transcription factor: protein MAQILIVDDDIQLCELLTEVLTEDGYQVHSVHCGETALDYMQAKPVDLVLLDVMLPNINGLQVARRICQRFATPILMLTALADESAMLDCLQAGADQYIAKPYSVPELLTRIQVMLRRVGLEKQRQNLGGESSVLTQLSRLSLTGTEAELLEYLVSRHEIVVSKGELQKQVLKKDLCPFDRNLDMHISNIRRKMVQSGLSKLHIKTVRGKGYSFFEHVGSMAI from the coding sequence GTGGCGCAAATTCTTATCGTCGATGATGATATACAACTGTGTGAATTACTAACTGAAGTTTTAACCGAAGATGGTTACCAAGTGCATAGCGTGCACTGTGGTGAAACTGCCCTCGATTATATGCAGGCTAAACCGGTTGATTTAGTTTTGCTTGATGTAATGTTACCAAATATTAATGGCTTGCAAGTCGCAAGACGTATTTGCCAACGCTTTGCTACGCCGATTTTAATGCTAACGGCATTAGCGGATGAAAGTGCCATGCTCGATTGTTTGCAGGCTGGTGCTGATCAGTATATTGCCAAACCTTATAGCGTACCCGAACTATTAACCCGCATTCAAGTGATGCTACGGCGTGTCGGTTTGGAAAAGCAAAGGCAAAACTTGGGTGGCGAGAGTTCCGTTCTCACCCAGTTATCACGTTTGTCATTAACTGGGACTGAAGCTGAACTACTGGAATACCTGGTTTCTCGCCATGAAATTGTGGTGTCGAAAGGTGAATTGCAAAAACAAGTATTAAAGAAAGACTTATGTCCGTTCGACCGTAATCTTGATATGCACATAAGTAATATCCGTCGCAAGATGGTGCAATCAGGCTTGTCGAAATTACATATCAAAACGGTTCGAGGTAAAGGTTACAGCTTCTTTGAGCATGTCGGTAGCATGGCAATATGA
- a CDS encoding ABC transporter substrate-binding protein, with the protein MASYGYTSSVINISSSTINSSVNTINSSVNNASKPVINVGSYHCPPFVMSLHPNGSPLSTSSGLSILLWQRIANSLDLQYKIKNYALQDLLDEIETGNVEVGISCISITPERELVMDFSHSFYETHLAIAVKEKGYLSSFIDLITNITLLIILAIIVLLAGIIGWIFYKLEHSVNDKLYSMPSKRGQWLEAFILGLLFITKGPFNYFEFKTLTGRVVTVLLGITSTLFIASVTAILASTFTLGLMNSDIKGPYDLIHLNVGAKVSTTSSIYLTNLGIVHQTFNNIDEMLIALNNGEVDAIVDDNAILKYKLKQAKQEGRYQHISVLPYQFEKQNYGLAIKDSSPYTEQLNRALLNVRQSPEWQQALNQYFAEY; encoded by the coding sequence ATGGCATCGTATGGCTACACTAGTTCAGTTATTAATATAAGTAGTTCTACTATTAATAGCTCAGTCAATACGATTAATAGCTCAGTTAATAATGCTAGCAAACCTGTCATAAACGTCGGAAGTTATCACTGCCCGCCTTTTGTCATGAGCTTACACCCAAATGGTAGTCCACTATCCACCAGCTCTGGGCTGAGCATTTTATTATGGCAACGCATCGCCAACAGTCTTGATTTGCAATACAAAATTAAAAACTATGCCTTACAAGATCTACTCGATGAGATTGAAACAGGCAATGTTGAAGTCGGTATTTCCTGTATCTCCATTACCCCAGAGCGTGAGTTAGTCATGGACTTCTCTCACTCCTTTTACGAAACCCACTTGGCTATTGCAGTAAAAGAAAAAGGCTACCTCAGCTCGTTCATCGATTTAATCACCAACATCACCCTGCTTATAATCTTAGCGATTATAGTACTGCTAGCGGGCATCATAGGCTGGATATTTTACAAACTCGAACATAGCGTTAACGATAAACTTTATTCAATGCCATCAAAGCGAGGACAATGGTTAGAAGCTTTCATTTTAGGGTTATTATTTATCACCAAAGGGCCGTTTAATTACTTCGAGTTTAAGACCTTGACAGGTCGGGTAGTCACGGTATTACTTGGTATCACCTCAACGCTATTTATTGCCAGTGTGACCGCAATTCTTGCCAGTACCTTCACTCTAGGTTTGATGAACAGCGACATTAAGGGGCCGTACGATCTCATTCACCTTAATGTTGGCGCAAAAGTATCAACCACCTCCTCTATTTATCTAACTAACTTAGGCATAGTGCACCAGACATTTAATAATATTGATGAAATGCTCATAGCCTTAAATAACGGTGAGGTGGATGCGATTGTCGATGATAATGCGATATTAAAATACAAGCTTAAGCAGGCCAAGCAAGAGGGACGCTATCAGCATATATCGGTATTACCTTATCAGTTTGAAAAACAAAATTATGGTTTAGCGATTAAAGACAGCAGCCCTTACACGGAACAATTAAACCGCGCGCTGCTGAATGTACGCCAAAGTCCAGAATGGCAGCAGGCGCTTAATCAATACTTTGCAGAATACTAA
- a CDS encoding alpha/beta fold hydrolase: protein MSSNIYFNTRSKFTIRRSMINIGTRLHHSIAPKHALKTARNLLLTPVRSTAKNDDPEGLLRSTHLTSEGRLNTYQMGNGPVWILSHGWSGSASQFFPLMVHIAEQGFTALAYDHPAHGQSEGRYAHLPAFVQAFDELVDNVDDVAGIIAHSMGSASVLESRHPKVDTLPLLLIAPVLDYVDNLYDMVGKSGYSMKLFGAMITHIEDKYQYSLDTIDPYQKLVSRQHTTTIVHDKRDRFAPFATSELAANAASNIKLIATQGQGHGRVIKCDSTMAAFDSLI, encoded by the coding sequence ATGAGCAGTAACATTTATTTTAATACCCGTAGCAAGTTTACTATCCGTCGTAGCATGATTAATATCGGTACGCGATTACACCACAGTATTGCGCCCAAACACGCCCTAAAAACAGCACGTAACTTATTGCTCACACCAGTACGTAGCACCGCGAAGAATGATGATCCAGAAGGTTTGTTACGCTCGACCCACCTGACATCTGAAGGTCGCCTAAATACTTATCAAATGGGTAATGGTCCGGTTTGGATCTTAAGCCATGGTTGGTCTGGCAGTGCCAGTCAGTTCTTCCCGTTAATGGTGCACATCGCTGAGCAAGGTTTTACCGCGTTGGCTTACGATCATCCCGCTCATGGACAAAGTGAAGGTCGCTATGCTCACCTACCCGCGTTTGTACAAGCTTTTGACGAACTGGTTGATAATGTCGATGATGTCGCGGGTATTATTGCTCATAGTATGGGCTCTGCATCAGTTCTCGAAAGCCGTCATCCGAAAGTAGATACGCTACCACTATTATTAATTGCACCGGTACTCGACTACGTAGATAACTTATATGACATGGTGGGAAAATCAGGATATTCAATGAAGTTATTTGGCGCGATGATCACCCATATTGAAGATAAATATCAATACAGTTTAGATACTATCGACCCTTATCAAAAACTGGTATCTCGCCAGCATACCACGACGATTGTGCACGATAAACGCGATAGATTTGCCCCTTTCGCGACTTCAGAGTTAGCCGCAAATGCAGCCAGCAATATCAAGCTGATTGCGACGCAAGGTCAAGGTCATGGACGGGTAATCAAATGCGACTCAACCATGGCGGCTTTTGATAGTTTAATTTAA
- a CDS encoding M14-type cytosolic carboxypeptidase — MRITANFDAGNIEVINLDDKNDIQLAIRPDVGEEFFQWFNFRVEGVVGEQYTLNILNAGEAAYLEGWENYQAVASYDRQHWFRLPTFYKDGKLTIIADMDCESMQIAYFAPYSYERHQDLLAAVQMHPLVSLEHLGETIDKRDLTLVKIGDGAENKRNIWITARQHPGETMAEWLVDGLMHSLLDSDNPTGKALLDKANFYIVPNMNPDGSARGHLRTNALGVNLNREWLNPSLEKSPEVFHVVNKMHETGVDLFYDVHGDEALPFVFLAGSQGTPSYNDRLAKLRDRFSEVFKLASADFQSEFGYEVDEPGTANMTVATHWVAETFDCLANTMEMPFKDNDNLPDPMMGWSPERSIKLGEASLVAMLAVADDLR, encoded by the coding sequence ATGCGGATCACCGCCAATTTTGATGCTGGTAATATTGAAGTTATTAATTTAGATGATAAAAATGATATTCAACTTGCGATCCGTCCGGACGTAGGCGAAGAATTTTTCCAATGGTTTAACTTCCGTGTTGAAGGGGTAGTCGGTGAGCAATACACCCTGAATATCCTTAACGCTGGTGAAGCCGCTTACCTAGAAGGTTGGGAAAACTACCAAGCAGTAGCATCTTATGATCGCCAGCACTGGTTCCGTCTTCCGACTTTCTATAAAGATGGCAAATTAACTATCATTGCGGATATGGACTGTGAGTCAATGCAAATTGCTTATTTTGCCCCGTACAGCTACGAACGTCATCAAGATCTACTAGCGGCAGTGCAAATGCACCCATTAGTAAGCCTAGAACACCTTGGTGAGACTATTGATAAGCGTGACTTAACCTTAGTTAAAATCGGCGACGGTGCTGAAAACAAACGTAACATCTGGATCACTGCACGTCAGCATCCAGGTGAAACAATGGCTGAATGGTTAGTTGATGGCCTAATGCACAGCTTACTTGATAGTGATAACCCAACGGGTAAAGCATTATTAGACAAAGCTAACTTCTACATCGTACCAAACATGAATCCAGACGGCAGCGCACGTGGTCATCTACGTACTAATGCACTGGGTGTTAACCTTAACCGTGAATGGTTGAACCCAAGCTTAGAAAAAAGCCCTGAAGTGTTCCATGTCGTGAACAAAATGCATGAAACTGGCGTTGATTTATTCTATGACGTACATGGCGATGAAGCGCTACCTTTCGTATTCCTAGCGGGTTCACAAGGCACGCCAAGCTATAACGATAGATTAGCGAAACTACGTGATCGTTTCTCTGAAGTATTCAAACTAGCAAGTGCAGATTTCCAATCTGAATTTGGTTATGAAGTTGATGAACCAGGTACAGCCAACATGACAGTGGCTACACATTGGGTAGCAGAAACATTTGATTGTCTTGCTAACACCATGGAAATGCCGTTTAAAGACAATGATAACTTACCTGATCCTATGATGGGTTGGTCACCAGAGCGTTCTATTAAGCTTGGTGAAGCATCATTAGTTGCTATGCTAGCTGTGGCTGACGATTTACGTTAA
- a CDS encoding MGMT family protein — MNNFAQQVFAFVYQVPAGKVATYGDIAKLAGMPSNARQVGKVLSRLPADSKLPWYRIVNSQGKISLPGDRGDYQRQQLAAEGILLSAHGTISLKTYRIATDYI, encoded by the coding sequence GTGAATAATTTTGCTCAGCAGGTATTTGCTTTCGTCTATCAAGTACCTGCAGGTAAAGTTGCCACCTATGGTGATATCGCTAAATTAGCGGGAATGCCTAGTAACGCACGTCAGGTTGGTAAAGTGCTCAGTCGTTTACCAGCCGACAGTAAACTGCCTTGGTATCGTATTGTGAATAGCCAAGGGAAAATATCACTGCCAGGGGATCGAGGTGATTATCAAAGGCAACAGCTTGCCGCCGAAGGTATTCTACTTTCTGCACACGGCACTATTTCACTCAAGACCTACAGAATAGCCACTGACTACATATAG
- a CDS encoding MarR family winged helix-turn-helix transcriptional regulator, translated as MSELNEETMLHLDNQVCFALYSATNAMVRAYRPMLKALDLTYPQYLAMLVFWQQDEISVKVLGEQLHLDSGTLTPLLKRLELKGLIRRDRSEEDSRARILCLTDAGFELKQQAKAVPVNMFCQAGLPKEELLMMKASCEALLNNLTD; from the coding sequence ATGTCAGAATTGAATGAAGAGACGATGTTGCACTTAGATAATCAGGTTTGTTTTGCTTTATACAGCGCTACGAATGCCATGGTGCGTGCGTATCGGCCAATGCTAAAAGCCCTTGACCTAACTTATCCGCAATACTTAGCTATGTTGGTTTTTTGGCAACAAGATGAAATTAGTGTGAAAGTATTAGGCGAGCAACTACATCTTGATTCGGGCACCTTAACACCTTTGTTAAAACGTTTAGAATTGAAAGGTCTTATTCGCCGTGACCGCAGTGAAGAAGATTCACGTGCGCGTATATTATGTTTAACAGATGCTGGATTTGAATTAAAACAACAAGCTAAAGCCGTGCCGGTGAATATGTTTTGTCAGGCAGGTTTACCAAAAGAAGAACTGTTGATGATGAAAGCCAGTTGTGAAGCATTGTTGAATAATCTAACTGATTAG
- a CDS encoding methyl-accepting chemotaxis protein has product MEQSRGIESLSNDSFSSAQSTANISQTGIQQLEELTGNITDSARFIAEFTILLANLDDNNKNIGQLVDSIKGIADQTNLLALNAAIEAARAGEHGRGFAVVADEVRALANTANQSADQIQGEMKKIMDISAAIINKQKQVTSIIDDSVDIATVTMKSLQELVSQANSSSSLVEQTISQVQQQLSHSHTIKTGMESLLNDTREALSGSSNNVQLGEQLVTKLRF; this is encoded by the coding sequence ATGGAACAATCAAGAGGCATTGAAAGTCTTTCTAATGACTCCTTCAGTTCTGCGCAAAGCACGGCGAATATCTCTCAGACTGGTATTCAACAGCTTGAAGAGCTAACCGGTAACATTACCGATTCTGCACGCTTTATTGCCGAATTCACTATTTTGCTAGCCAACTTAGACGATAACAACAAGAATATTGGTCAATTAGTTGACTCGATTAAAGGCATTGCCGATCAAACGAACCTACTGGCACTAAATGCGGCGATTGAAGCGGCACGTGCGGGTGAACATGGCCGCGGGTTTGCCGTGGTAGCCGATGAAGTACGTGCACTTGCTAATACCGCGAATCAATCAGCTGATCAGATCCAAGGTGAAATGAAAAAAATCATGGATATCTCTGCAGCTATCATTAATAAGCAGAAGCAAGTAACCAGCATTATTGATGACAGTGTCGATATCGCGACAGTAACGATGAAAAGTTTACAAGAATTGGTATCACAAGCGAATTCAAGCTCAAGCTTAGTTGAACAGACAATCAGTCAAGTTCAACAACAGTTAAGCCATTCACACACGATTAAAACGGGTATGGAATCATTGCTTAATGATACCCGTGAAGCATTAAGTGGTTCATCAAATAACGTACAGTTAGGTGAGCAACTAGTGACTAAACTGCGTTTTTAA
- a CDS encoding DUF4377 domain-containing protein, which translates to MKFKLPASLLLMGMLSGLLIGCTSGSQNGGQSETDNGSTNTAVAKTETYWVAPERVACQGIVPMQCLVVNKVVDGKTSGWQYFYNDIAGFEYAPGSFYKLSVETTEVANPAADASSLSYKLLAEMDKKQNHYADNTMLTESRQWNLKQLTGLGDVNPMMLERPAYISIAGDRLSGFSGCNNFFGQVQHLFEDEQVKNSLLKLGPIGSTLMACADPNGNAVEQKLQQALAVVNAIQVQWPFLNMYQNDELMIQFVAEDWD; encoded by the coding sequence ATGAAATTTAAATTGCCAGCATCTTTATTATTAATGGGTATGTTAAGCGGCTTACTGATTGGTTGTACAAGTGGAAGTCAGAATGGAGGTCAGAGCGAAACTGATAATGGCAGCACTAATACTGCAGTCGCGAAAACGGAAACCTATTGGGTGGCGCCTGAACGTGTTGCTTGTCAAGGTATCGTACCGATGCAGTGCTTAGTCGTGAACAAAGTCGTTGATGGAAAAACCAGTGGCTGGCAATATTTTTATAACGATATTGCCGGCTTTGAATATGCACCGGGTTCGTTTTATAAATTATCGGTAGAAACCACTGAAGTGGCCAATCCCGCGGCTGATGCTTCAAGTTTATCGTATAAGTTACTTGCAGAAATGGATAAAAAGCAAAATCATTATGCCGATAATACGATGTTAACCGAAAGTCGACAGTGGAATTTGAAGCAACTGACAGGCTTAGGTGACGTTAATCCGATGATGTTAGAACGACCTGCGTATATCAGTATTGCTGGCGATCGTTTGTCTGGGTTCTCGGGCTGTAATAATTTCTTTGGTCAAGTGCAGCATTTATTTGAAGACGAACAAGTGAAAAATTCGTTATTAAAGCTGGGTCCAATAGGCTCAACTTTAATGGCGTGTGCGGATCCCAATGGCAATGCCGTTGAACAAAAACTGCAGCAAGCACTGGCTGTGGTGAATGCAATTCAAGTACAGTGGCCGTTCTTAAACATGTATCAGAATGATGAACTGATGATTCAATTTGTCGCTGAAGATTGGGATTAA
- a CDS encoding TetR/AcrR family transcriptional regulator: MTKGRITREHILNIAFTIASETGLESLTIGVLAKACGMSKSGLFSHFNSKENLQVAVIEYAGECFNERVIIAVRHEQHDDVSTRLQSLLHHWLDWNHSFQGSCMFMDAWKESNNNQDILQQTLRKQLYTWISYLEIQISKGQQSGLFREDLIPRQAVFQFYGLYLSSHLFHSIELENDERTLFWQGVKQLYQQWQ; encoded by the coding sequence ATGACTAAAGGCCGTATAACCCGAGAACATATCCTGAATATAGCCTTCACCATTGCCAGTGAAACGGGATTAGAGAGCCTAACCATTGGTGTGCTTGCCAAAGCCTGTGGCATGTCTAAAAGTGGCTTATTCTCACATTTTAATTCTAAAGAAAACCTGCAAGTCGCGGTGATTGAATACGCCGGTGAATGTTTCAACGAGCGGGTGATTATTGCGGTGAGACATGAACAACATGACGATGTGAGTACACGCTTACAATCACTGTTGCATCACTGGTTAGACTGGAACCATTCATTCCAAGGCAGTTGTATGTTTATGGACGCTTGGAAAGAAAGTAATAATAACCAAGACATCTTGCAGCAAACATTACGTAAGCAGCTATACACTTGGATCAGCTATTTAGAAATACAGATTAGCAAAGGTCAACAAAGTGGCTTATTTCGTGAAGACTTAATCCCAAGACAAGCGGTGTTTCAATTTTACGGCCTGTATTTAAGTAGTCACCTGTTCCATTCCATCGAACTTGAGAATGATGAACGCACACTGTTTTGGCAAGGCGTAAAACAACTTTATCAGCAGTGGCAATAA
- a CDS encoding acylphosphatase, which translates to MSQEGNQIIVHGKVQMVGFRYATVQQALQLGLTGRAINLKNGDVEVQIFGDKTDRDKLILWLREGPEMAQVDALEISSVDYKKLAGFTQG; encoded by the coding sequence ATGTCACAAGAAGGCAATCAGATCATTGTACATGGTAAGGTGCAAATGGTCGGTTTTCGTTATGCAACCGTGCAGCAAGCATTACAACTTGGTTTAACTGGGCGTGCTATTAACCTTAAAAATGGTGATGTCGAAGTACAGATTTTTGGTGATAAGACCGACCGTGATAAGCTTATTTTATGGTTAAGAGAAGGGCCTGAAATGGCACAGGTAGATGCCTTAGAAATTAGTAGTGTTGATTATAAAAAATTAGCCGGATTTACTCAGGGTTAA
- a CDS encoding PilZ domain-containing protein, giving the protein MFSVKKDLSFKRDRDHARYTYWDPFPVLYVDKLGLFDFFKIPVQVLNISKSGMLVRVQSESKFSLDEGIIIKFDNYFTDVIPSKVVRWQPEAQLLAVKFSREIKLVERIALNIT; this is encoded by the coding sequence ATGTTTAGTGTAAAAAAAGATCTGTCATTCAAGCGTGATCGTGATCATGCTCGTTATACTTATTGGGATCCGTTTCCGGTATTATATGTGGACAAACTCGGGTTATTTGATTTTTTTAAGATACCAGTTCAAGTGCTAAATATCTCCAAATCAGGGATGTTAGTGAGAGTGCAAAGCGAAAGTAAATTTAGCCTTGATGAAGGTATCATTATTAAGTTTGATAATTACTTTACCGACGTGATCCCCTCAAAAGTGGTGCGTTGGCAGCCAGAGGCCCAGTTACTTGCGGTGAAATTTAGCCGAGAGATAAAATTGGTAGAGCGTATTGCGCTTAATATTACTTAA